In Spirosoma linguale DSM 74, one genomic interval encodes:
- a CDS encoding transposase IS4 family protein (PFAM: transposase IS4 family protein~KEGG: acb:A1S_0208 hypothetical protein) — protein sequence MISKKDYVEYLISTPFNYTCTHMADHKDQVSHDMVNRFLKSERFHSGHLWALVEPHLNDKADSFLLVDDSVQDKRYARFIDLAKRQYSGNEHATINGINLVNLVHSTGNEGDFLPIDYRIYHPDTDNKTKNDHFQDMFRRAITHKHLKARTVLFDSWYASVDNLKLIHRSGWTFFTTLKSNRMISLNRDTGYQHLDDLVWSDADERTGLSVKLKELPFLVRLFKIVAPNGGIEWLITNDLQVTTNRFVAENSNAVRWQIEEFHRSFKQLTGSERCQCRKAYAQRNHLACCYHAWVSLTLKAKQALKTVYQLHSDLFTTYLTLELSNPRITAI from the coding sequence ATGATTAGCAAAAAGGATTACGTTGAATATCTCATCAGTACCCCATTTAATTATACCTGCACGCACATGGCCGATCACAAAGACCAGGTAAGCCACGATATGGTTAACCGCTTTCTGAAATCGGAACGCTTTCATTCAGGGCATTTGTGGGCATTAGTTGAACCACATTTAAACGACAAAGCAGATTCCTTTTTATTAGTTGATGATAGTGTTCAGGATAAACGATATGCGCGGTTTATTGATTTAGCCAAACGGCAATACTCTGGCAATGAGCATGCTACCATCAACGGCATTAATTTGGTTAATCTTGTCCATTCCACAGGAAATGAGGGTGATTTTTTGCCCATTGATTATCGGATCTATCACCCTGATACCGACAACAAGACGAAAAATGACCACTTCCAGGACATGTTTCGGCGGGCTATTACCCACAAACACCTCAAAGCTAGAACTGTACTTTTCGACAGTTGGTACGCTTCGGTCGATAATCTTAAACTAATTCACCGCTCTGGTTGGACATTCTTCACTACACTGAAGAGCAACCGGATGATTTCCCTCAATCGAGACACTGGTTACCAGCATCTGGATGACCTGGTTTGGTCAGATGCTGATGAACGAACTGGCTTATCCGTTAAACTTAAAGAATTACCCTTTCTAGTTCGTCTGTTCAAGATAGTCGCCCCAAACGGCGGCATTGAATGGCTTATTACGAATGACTTACAGGTAACTACAAACCGGTTCGTTGCTGAAAATAGCAATGCTGTCCGTTGGCAAATTGAGGAGTTTCATCGTAGTTTCAAACAACTCACAGGTTCGGAGCGGTGCCAATGTCGAAAGGCTTATGCCCAACGAAACCACTTAGCGTGTTGCTACCACGCTTGGGTTTCGCTTACACTTAAAGCCAAGCAAGCTCTTAAAACGGTTTACCAACTTCACTCCGATCTATTCACGACTTATCTGACACTTGAATTATCAAATCCACGTATCACAGCGATTTAG
- a CDS encoding hypothetical protein (KEGG: neu:NE1530 putative signal peptide protein): MRYLLLFLWQGWFLSATCQPSTPQKVALGHLPVVQADAKGTMHLVYGLDSTIYYTTANSSTDSFKLPSRVATLSNLVAGAKRGPQLAITDQFIVITAVNRQGDIYAYSLNRATNQWSPAVQVNDVPEIAKEGFQAIAGSGNGLFHAAWLDLRDDKKNKIVGASSRDGGRTWSKNQVIYRSPDGTVCECCKVSLAAKNNDVYVQFRNWLGGSRDLHLIHSTDGGKTYAPAQKLGTGTWKLTACPMDGGAVVLSAAGQPITAWRRENNLYTCLPGEPEQSITTGRNITLAAGTAQPVLAWDEGGIIWVKSAANPTLQVGKGQMPSIAVAGQTVMCVWESEGQVMMATTNLRPKP; this comes from the coding sequence ATGCGTTATCTGTTATTATTTTTATGGCAGGGTTGGTTTCTTTCTGCTACCTGTCAGCCTTCCACTCCCCAAAAAGTCGCCTTGGGACATCTTCCCGTTGTTCAGGCTGATGCAAAAGGCACAATGCATCTGGTTTATGGATTGGATTCAACGATCTACTATACTACAGCAAACAGCTCCACGGACTCCTTTAAACTTCCTTCCCGGGTAGCTACCCTGTCAAATTTAGTGGCCGGGGCCAAGCGTGGCCCACAACTGGCTATCACGGATCAGTTTATTGTGATAACCGCCGTTAACCGGCAAGGTGATATTTATGCGTACTCGCTCAACCGAGCTACAAATCAGTGGTCACCAGCCGTACAGGTTAATGATGTACCCGAGATCGCCAAAGAAGGCTTTCAAGCCATCGCCGGTAGTGGCAATGGCTTGTTCCATGCCGCCTGGCTTGACCTGCGTGACGATAAGAAGAATAAAATTGTCGGTGCCTCTTCCCGGGATGGGGGGCGCACCTGGTCCAAAAATCAGGTTATCTATAGATCGCCTGATGGCACCGTTTGCGAGTGCTGTAAGGTTTCACTTGCCGCTAAAAATAATGATGTATATGTACAGTTCCGCAATTGGCTGGGTGGTTCACGTGACTTACATCTGATTCACTCGACGGATGGCGGCAAGACCTACGCTCCTGCCCAAAAACTGGGTACGGGCACCTGGAAATTAACGGCTTGTCCGATGGATGGGGGCGCGGTCGTTCTTTCAGCAGCAGGTCAGCCCATTACTGCCTGGCGACGTGAAAATAACCTATATACATGTTTACCCGGTGAGCCAGAGCAATCGATTACCACGGGGCGCAACATAACCTTAGCTGCTGGAACAGCACAACCCGTATTAGCTTGGGATGAGGGAGGCATCATTTGGGTTAAATCAGCGGCTAATCCAACACTCCAGGTTGGTAAAGGTCAGATGCCCAGTATTGCCGTTGCGGGCCAAACCGTAATGTGCGTCTGGGAGTCAGAGGGGCAGGTGATGATGGCCACAACTAATTTACGCCCTAAGCCGTAA
- a CDS encoding protein of unknown function DUF326 (PFAM: protein of unknown function DUF326~KEGG: psa:PST_3606 ferredoxin): METALAPQHFQECIEACQDCAVSCDACAEACLGEVDVKMMVNCIRLDRDCARICYMAVAFMASGSPHAADVCQLCAHLCEACATECGKHADHMDHCRQCAEACRKCAEECRKMAQGAHAMAA; the protein is encoded by the coding sequence ATGGAAACTGCCTTAGCCCCCCAACATTTTCAGGAATGTATCGAAGCCTGCCAGGACTGCGCCGTAAGCTGTGATGCCTGCGCCGAAGCCTGTTTAGGCGAAGTGGATGTAAAAATGATGGTCAACTGCATTCGGCTCGACCGCGATTGCGCCAGGATTTGTTATATGGCCGTCGCTTTCATGGCCAGTGGTAGTCCCCATGCAGCTGATGTCTGTCAGCTTTGCGCCCACCTTTGTGAAGCCTGTGCTACCGAGTGCGGAAAACATGCTGACCACATGGATCATTGCCGACAGTGCGCCGAAGCTTGTCGGAAATGCGCTGAGGAATGCCGTAAAATGGCTCAGGGTGCCCACGCAATGGCGGCTTAA
- a CDS encoding 40-residue YVTN family beta-propeller repeat protein (TIGRFAM: 40-residue YVTN family beta-propeller repeat protein~KEGG: mxa:MXAN_3417 putative lipoprotein) yields the protein MNNQTTGRALAIAALLMLGVSACNTHDMSSMQPELNINYPAAYVVNAEGNSLSVIDLAGQQVKETIAFGEASGGHSTMSMTDMVMWPHHIYLSPDGSKLGVGVPGMDLSAGHAGGTSGMTGRVLVVDPKTGATTVNQQTPVMNHNAVFSPDGSEIWTSQMDDAGKVLVYNATTMALKNTIAVGMEPAEVTMSANGQYAFVANGMSNTVTVIKVADKSVTKTIPVGDDPVGAWPGADGRMYVDNEKGQSISVIDVASLTVVETIKLGFTPGYAAYHATRNELWVSQAGTGNKVSIFERMNGSWMKMSEIQTGLDAHAIAFTKDGATAYVTNQGAATVSVVDVAKRTKSKDIPVGKKPNGIVLKY from the coding sequence ATGAACAACCAAACTACCGGACGGGCGCTGGCTATAGCAGCCTTATTGATGCTGGGCGTATCTGCCTGCAACACGCATGACATGTCATCCATGCAACCTGAACTAAATATTAACTACCCGGCTGCCTACGTAGTCAATGCTGAAGGGAATAGCCTGTCGGTTATTGATCTGGCTGGTCAGCAGGTGAAAGAAACGATCGCGTTTGGCGAAGCCTCAGGTGGACACAGTACTATGTCAATGACCGACATGGTCATGTGGCCCCATCACATTTACCTATCCCCCGATGGCAGCAAGTTGGGCGTTGGGGTACCCGGCATGGACCTCAGTGCGGGCCACGCCGGGGGCACATCAGGCATGACCGGTCGGGTGCTGGTGGTAGACCCTAAGACGGGTGCGACGACGGTCAACCAGCAAACACCGGTGATGAACCATAACGCCGTGTTTTCGCCCGACGGCTCCGAAATATGGACCTCCCAGATGGATGATGCCGGCAAGGTACTGGTGTATAATGCAACTACAATGGCATTGAAGAATACCATCGCTGTGGGTATGGAACCCGCCGAAGTAACAATGTCGGCGAACGGTCAATACGCATTCGTGGCCAATGGCATGAGCAATACGGTCACGGTCATCAAGGTCGCCGACAAGTCGGTTACCAAGACGATTCCGGTTGGCGATGACCCGGTTGGCGCGTGGCCCGGAGCCGATGGCAGGATGTATGTAGACAATGAAAAAGGCCAAAGCATCAGCGTGATCGACGTAGCGAGTTTAACCGTTGTGGAAACGATTAAGCTGGGTTTCACGCCTGGCTACGCAGCGTACCATGCCACCCGTAACGAACTCTGGGTCAGTCAGGCCGGAACAGGTAATAAGGTCTCTATTTTCGAGCGTATGAATGGTAGCTGGATGAAGATGAGTGAAATTCAGACGGGCCTCGACGCGCACGCCATTGCCTTCACCAAAGATGGCGCAACCGCTTACGTCACCAATCAAGGGGCGGCTACGGTATCCGTCGTAGACGTGGCCAAACGGACCAAATCGAAAGACATCCCGGTAGGCAAAAAACCCAATGGTATCGTTCTCAAATACTAA
- a CDS encoding conserved hypothetical protein (KEGG: mxa:MXAN_6196 hypothetical protein), whose protein sequence is MNPLSKPTAFVALLTGLLAQPTLAQLSLPEPSPSASIKQKIGFTDLTIDYSRPAVKGRTIFGKLVPYGELWRTGASDATILTSTDPMTVGGKLLPAGKYSLFTIPTRTEWTVILNSYTEGHGTAGYEAKNDVLRFTVKPDSSVRFYESFTIEVQDLVKNQANLYLTWANTSVHFPLVSNADERITADILKRTAAATDEESGVFYQSALYYFDTNKDAKQALTWATKAATGKPAFNYLHLQAKLLAMTGDYKAAIAAARKSAELAAEKKFAEYVTLNKQLIAEWEKKL, encoded by the coding sequence ATGAACCCACTAAGTAAACCCACCGCCTTTGTTGCGCTCCTGACCGGACTGCTGGCACAACCAACGCTGGCGCAACTGAGCTTACCAGAACCCTCCCCATCAGCATCGATCAAACAGAAAATCGGTTTTACTGACCTGACCATTGACTATTCGCGACCGGCAGTAAAGGGCCGCACCATTTTTGGCAAGCTGGTTCCTTATGGCGAGTTGTGGCGCACCGGCGCGTCGGATGCCACGATCCTGACCAGTACCGATCCGATGACCGTAGGCGGAAAACTGCTGCCCGCTGGCAAGTATTCGCTCTTCACCATCCCAACCCGCACCGAATGGACGGTGATCCTGAACTCGTACACGGAAGGGCATGGCACGGCGGGGTACGAAGCCAAGAACGATGTGCTGCGGTTTACGGTCAAACCAGACTCGTCCGTGCGGTTTTATGAGTCGTTTACCATCGAGGTGCAGGATTTGGTAAAGAATCAGGCCAATCTGTACCTGACATGGGCTAATACGTCGGTGCATTTTCCGCTCGTGAGCAACGCTGACGAGCGCATTACGGCAGACATCCTAAAACGTACGGCAGCCGCCACCGATGAGGAGTCGGGCGTATTTTACCAGTCGGCTCTGTATTATTTCGACACAAACAAGGATGCCAAACAGGCCTTGACGTGGGCCACCAAAGCGGCCACCGGCAAACCGGCGTTCAATTACCTGCATCTGCAAGCCAAGCTGCTGGCAATGACAGGTGACTACAAAGCGGCCATTGCTGCGGCCCGGAAGTCAGCAGAATTAGCCGCCGAGAAGAAGTTTGCCGAGTACGTTACGCTCAATAAGCAGCTCATTGCTGAGTGGGAAAAGAAATTGTAA
- a CDS encoding Methyltransferase type 11 (PFAM: Methyltransferase type 11; UbiE/COQ5 methyltransferase; Methyltransferase type 12~KEGG: ajs:Ajs_2683 methyltransferase type 11), with the protein MKPATASYKPALRWNGLTRYYDRLMALTMQEEHVRTLLLEPIQDSKPRYILDVGCGTGTQAMLLHRQFPRASVFGLDGDETILAIAQQKQAVIGWPLTLDRGLSTAMPYPQDSMDIITCSLLLHHLSDADKRQSILEMHRVLSPGGVLMLADWGKPANDFMRLLFYGLQFFDGFDTTRANVAGLLPNMLYNGGFRQITQTSQVNTLFGTLALHYAVKPA; encoded by the coding sequence ATGAAACCGGCCACTGCTTCGTACAAACCCGCCTTGCGCTGGAACGGCTTAACCCGGTATTATGACCGGCTAATGGCGCTAACCATGCAGGAAGAACACGTTCGGACGCTACTGCTTGAACCAATTCAGGACAGCAAGCCCAGGTACATCCTTGACGTGGGGTGTGGCACGGGTACACAGGCCATGTTATTGCATCGGCAGTTTCCTAGAGCTAGTGTGTTTGGGTTGGATGGTGATGAAACGATTCTGGCTATTGCCCAACAAAAGCAGGCGGTGATAGGTTGGCCGCTCACGCTGGATCGAGGCCTGTCAACAGCAATGCCCTATCCCCAGGATAGCATGGACATCATTACCTGTAGCCTTCTGCTGCACCACCTGTCTGATGCGGATAAACGGCAATCGATTTTGGAGATGCATCGGGTATTGTCACCGGGAGGTGTATTAATGCTGGCGGATTGGGGCAAGCCGGCCAATGATTTTATGAGGTTGTTGTTTTACGGGCTTCAGTTCTTTGACGGGTTCGATACAACCAGAGCTAACGTAGCGGGACTTCTACCGAATATGCTCTATAATGGGGGTTTTCGTCAGATTACTCAGACCAGTCAAGTCAACACGCTTTTTGGAACACTGGCTTTGCACTACGCAGTAAAGCCAGCCTAA
- a CDS encoding hypothetical protein (KEGG: sun:SUN_1848 hypothetical protein) yields the protein MKQIRTLWLISALLLLIQPGFGHGGKHKKKAATDSTRRDSSLSQHQSMKHGGMVADSMHMDEVQAMAPMPAPLDAYPTYHPMVVHVPISMLLLAALLQLVVLLKPSGPLNWITLLVAAVGTVGAYVAGTYVHPHTDGLSDAAQVALETHETYADYTIWLGLVGTLLKGITLWRPLKWLEGVAALALVGAGIAVGLAGHQGGALTYLYGIGPRGAYLEQHEGEPADGNRHEHKQSQKAE from the coding sequence ATGAAGCAAATTCGGACACTATGGTTGATTTCAGCTCTTCTGTTACTGATTCAACCCGGTTTTGGACATGGTGGAAAACACAAGAAGAAAGCCGCAACGGACTCAACCCGTCGCGATTCGAGCCTGAGCCAGCATCAGTCGATGAAGCATGGGGGTATGGTTGCCGATAGTATGCACATGGATGAGGTTCAGGCGATGGCACCTATGCCCGCTCCACTGGACGCTTATCCGACGTATCACCCGATGGTCGTCCACGTACCTATCAGTATGCTACTGCTGGCCGCGTTGTTACAGCTCGTGGTTTTACTAAAACCATCGGGGCCGCTCAACTGGATAACGCTGCTGGTCGCTGCCGTTGGAACGGTGGGGGCGTATGTAGCGGGTACGTATGTGCATCCGCATACGGACGGCTTGAGCGATGCGGCACAGGTAGCCTTAGAAACCCACGAAACCTACGCAGATTATACGATCTGGCTGGGGCTGGTGGGTACGTTGCTTAAAGGCATAACGCTCTGGCGACCCCTGAAGTGGCTGGAAGGCGTAGCGGCTCTTGCTTTGGTCGGGGCGGGCATTGCCGTCGGATTGGCCGGTCATCAGGGGGGCGCGTTGACGTACCTCTACGGTATTGGCCCGCGGGGGGCCTACCTCGAACAGCATGAGGGGGAACCCGCCGATGGCAACCGCCACGAACATAAACAGTCACAGAAAGCCGAATAA
- a CDS encoding conserved hypothetical protein (KEGG: cak:Caul_2356 hypothetical protein) encodes MNRTWHLRIRKTHRYLGLFIGVQFLLWTVGGLYFSWSNLNDIHGDHLKRAATGFPVSQSLVSPSVPMNALRQMGMTSLLTVTLIEVLNRPFYQLSYQMQHGNGHVLTHTQLADAKTGQLRGELTQTEATALARQRFSGPSEVERVEYLTTTNGHHEYREKPLPAYAITFRQPAHATVYVAAQLGTVQTVRTDPWRIFDVLWMLHTMDYEGRDDINNGLLRAFSILGLLTISSGFALYFVSSPQLRRKPKQGRKSQPTAF; translated from the coding sequence ATGAATCGAACCTGGCATCTGCGCATTCGCAAAACCCATCGGTATCTGGGGCTGTTCATTGGCGTGCAGTTTTTGCTCTGGACGGTGGGTGGCCTGTATTTCAGCTGGTCAAACCTCAACGATATTCACGGTGACCATCTGAAACGGGCCGCGACGGGATTTCCCGTCTCCCAATCGCTGGTTTCGCCTTCCGTTCCCATGAACGCGTTACGGCAGATGGGCATGACTTCCCTGCTGACGGTGACCCTGATCGAGGTACTCAACCGGCCTTTCTACCAGCTAAGCTATCAGATGCAGCATGGAAACGGTCATGTCCTGACGCACACCCAACTGGCAGACGCGAAGACCGGTCAATTGCGGGGTGAGCTAACGCAAACCGAGGCTACTGCCCTGGCCCGGCAACGATTTAGTGGCCCCTCTGAGGTTGAGCGGGTTGAGTACCTGACAACGACCAACGGGCACCACGAGTACCGTGAAAAGCCGCTGCCCGCCTATGCCATTACGTTCCGGCAACCGGCCCACGCGACGGTGTACGTAGCGGCTCAACTGGGTACGGTGCAAACCGTGCGAACCGACCCCTGGCGCATTTTTGATGTGCTCTGGATGCTCCACACGATGGACTACGAAGGGCGTGACGATATTAATAATGGTCTGCTTCGGGCCTTCTCTATACTCGGATTGCTGACAATCTCGTCGGGGTTTGCGCTGTATTTCGTTTCGTCTCCCCAGTTAAGGCGGAAGCCGAAACAAGGACGAAAATCGCAACCAACTGCCTTTTAA
- a CDS encoding hypothetical protein (KEGG: GG22890 gene product from transcript GG22890- RA) — MKTIRFTVAVLGLSLVSLAASSQTTTPALTAYYSVKDALVATDAGKAKTGATTLVDALGKVDPAKLSVTDKKALVTAKSKAAAISKSTDVNAQREQFEALSTSMIALAKATKPAKTYVQFCPMAAEGKGASWLSSTREVRNPYYGDKMLKCGSVKEEI; from the coding sequence ATGAAAACGATTCGATTTACCGTGGCCGTTCTGGGCCTATCATTAGTCTCACTGGCTGCTTCTTCCCAAACGACGACACCGGCACTCACCGCTTATTACTCGGTGAAAGATGCCCTCGTCGCGACCGATGCCGGGAAAGCCAAAACGGGCGCAACCACGTTGGTCGATGCGCTGGGGAAGGTCGATCCTGCCAAGCTATCCGTTACCGATAAGAAAGCCTTGGTGACGGCGAAAAGTAAAGCCGCTGCCATTAGCAAGTCGACGGATGTAAACGCACAACGGGAGCAGTTCGAGGCCCTCTCAACGAGCATGATTGCCCTGGCAAAAGCCACTAAGCCCGCTAAAACATACGTCCAGTTTTGCCCGATGGCCGCTGAGGGTAAGGGCGCCTCATGGCTCAGCTCTACCCGTGAGGTACGAAATCCATACTACGGTGACAAGATGCTGAAGTGTGGGTCAGTAAAAGAAGAAATATAG
- a CDS encoding transcriptional regulator, AraC family (PFAM: helix-turn-helix- domain containing protein AraC type~SMART: Helix-turn-helix, AraC domain~KEGG: smd:Smed_2139 helix-turn-helix domain- containing protein), which yields MALQELYIKNMVCDRCIWVVRTELERLGYSVTQVELGRVLLEESSADLTTITAMLERHGFALLTDKTTRVVNQVKTLIIELIQSGHIAGLRTTLSDYLADHVGLDYAHLSHLFSTTENLTIEKFWILQRVERAKELLSYNEIPISDIAKRLGYSSVAYLTNQFKQVTGLTPAAYRNQHTTDRNPLDWI from the coding sequence ATGGCTCTACAGGAACTCTATATTAAAAACATGGTATGCGACCGCTGTATCTGGGTCGTGCGCACCGAATTGGAACGATTGGGCTATTCGGTCACGCAGGTCGAGTTGGGGCGGGTTCTACTGGAAGAGTCTTCTGCTGATCTGACGACGATTACCGCCATGCTGGAGCGGCATGGGTTTGCTTTATTGACTGATAAAACGACCCGCGTGGTTAACCAGGTCAAAACCCTGATTATTGAACTGATCCAAAGCGGGCACATCGCTGGGTTACGAACGACGTTGTCTGATTATTTAGCCGACCATGTTGGTTTGGACTACGCGCACCTGAGCCATCTGTTTTCCACAACGGAGAATTTGACTATCGAAAAGTTCTGGATACTTCAGCGGGTCGAGCGGGCCAAAGAATTGTTGAGCTACAACGAAATTCCCATCAGCGACATCGCCAAACGCTTGGGCTATAGCAGTGTGGCTTATCTGACGAATCAATTCAAGCAGGTAACCGGACTGACACCCGCTGCTTACCGGAATCAGCATACAACCGACCGAAACCCACTAGATTGGATATAA